A genomic segment from Nitrospirota bacterium encodes:
- a CDS encoding NADP-dependent isocitrate dehydrogenase: MAKQETKIYWTKTDEAPALATYSLLPIIQAFTKTAGVDVEAKDISLAGRIIANFPENLTEAQRIPDDLTWLGELTLEPDANIIKLPNISASIPQLKAAIKELQSQGFNVPDYPESPANDAEKEIKARYSKVLGSAVNPVLREGNSDRRAALSVKNYARKNPHKMGAWSADSKTHVSHMNTGDFYGTEKSVTVAEAGTAKIEFVAQDGKTTVLKEKTTLKAGEVIDAAVMSRSELRKFYEEQIQDAKSKGVLFSLHLKATMMKVSDPIMFGHAVSVFFKDVFEKHASVIKELGYDSNNGLGDLYNKIKNLPEAQRLEIEADISACYGNRAWVAMVNSDKGITNLHVPSDVIIDASMPAMIRESGKMWGGDGKLYDTKAVIPDRNYAGVYQVVIDDCKKHGAFNPTTMGSVPNVGLMAQKAEEYGSHDKTFKSPGNGTIRVVDATGNVLLDQTVEEGDIWRMCQVKDAPIQDWVKLAVTRARATGSPAVFWLDNNRAHDREIIAKVNKYLKDHDTNGLEIHIMSPIDATRFSLERIRAGKDTISVTGNVLRDYLTDLFPILELGTSAKMLSIVPLMNGGGLFETGAGGSAPKHVQQFLEEGYLRWDSLGEFLAFAVSLEHLSNTFKNQKAQVLATTLDQANGKFLDSNKSPARKVGEIDNRGSHFYLTLYWAQALAAQDDDKELKEHFSGLAKELADNEAKIAGELLAAQGKPVDIGGYYHPDQAKTSQAMRPSATFNKALASIV, translated from the coding sequence ATGGCAAAACAAGAAACAAAAATTTACTGGACAAAAACTGATGAAGCACCGGCATTAGCAACGTATTCTTTGCTTCCTATTATTCAGGCATTTACAAAAACAGCCGGAGTTGATGTTGAGGCAAAGGATATCTCTCTTGCAGGGAGAATTATCGCAAACTTTCCGGAAAATCTAACTGAGGCTCAAAGGATCCCTGACGACCTGACATGGCTGGGTGAACTCACATTGGAGCCTGATGCAAATATAATAAAACTACCGAATATCAGCGCCTCAATCCCTCAGTTAAAGGCGGCTATAAAAGAATTACAGTCGCAGGGTTTCAATGTCCCTGATTATCCGGAGTCCCCGGCTAACGATGCAGAGAAAGAGATCAAGGCCAGATATAGTAAGGTGTTGGGGAGTGCGGTGAATCCTGTTTTAAGAGAAGGGAATTCTGATCGCAGGGCAGCACTCTCAGTAAAAAATTATGCAAGAAAGAACCCGCACAAGATGGGGGCATGGAGTGCAGACTCAAAAACCCACGTATCACACATGAACACCGGCGATTTCTATGGTACTGAAAAGTCCGTCACTGTAGCAGAGGCAGGCACGGCAAAGATTGAATTTGTTGCACAGGATGGAAAAACTACTGTGCTCAAAGAAAAGACAACACTCAAGGCAGGAGAAGTTATTGATGCAGCAGTCATGAGCCGCAGCGAATTACGCAAATTCTATGAGGAGCAGATTCAGGATGCAAAAAGTAAAGGCGTTTTGTTTTCCCTGCACCTCAAGGCAACAATGATGAAGGTGTCTGACCCAATCATGTTCGGTCATGCTGTTTCGGTTTTTTTTAAAGATGTGTTTGAAAAACATGCATCTGTAATTAAGGAACTCGGTTATGACTCCAATAATGGATTGGGTGACTTGTATAATAAGATAAAGAATCTGCCCGAGGCTCAGAGATTAGAAATCGAGGCGGACATCAGTGCGTGTTACGGGAATCGTGCATGGGTGGCAATGGTAAATTCGGATAAAGGAATTACGAATCTTCATGTGCCGAGTGATGTGATTATTGATGCATCCATGCCGGCCATGATACGTGAATCAGGTAAAATGTGGGGCGGTGACGGGAAACTTTACGATACCAAGGCAGTGATACCCGACAGAAATTATGCAGGTGTATATCAGGTCGTTATAGATGATTGTAAAAAACATGGTGCGTTTAATCCTACAACAATGGGGAGCGTTCCCAATGTGGGTCTTATGGCCCAGAAGGCAGAGGAGTACGGTTCTCACGATAAGACATTTAAGTCCCCAGGGAATGGAACCATTCGTGTGGTTGATGCAACCGGAAATGTTCTGCTCGACCAGACTGTAGAAGAAGGGGATATCTGGCGTATGTGTCAGGTAAAAGATGCACCGATTCAGGATTGGGTAAAGCTGGCTGTTACCAGGGCAAGGGCTACCGGATCACCTGCTGTTTTCTGGCTGGACAACAACAGGGCACATGACAGGGAGATTATTGCAAAGGTCAATAAATATCTGAAAGACCATGATACTAATGGATTAGAGATACACATTATGTCTCCGATTGATGCTACACGTTTTTCTCTCGAGCGTATAAGAGCCGGAAAAGATACCATATCAGTTACCGGAAATGTACTTCGTGATTATCTCACAGATCTATTCCCGATTCTTGAACTGGGCACAAGTGCAAAAATGCTCTCTATCGTCCCGCTAATGAATGGCGGCGGTCTCTTTGAGACAGGGGCTGGCGGGTCTGCACCAAAACATGTACAGCAATTTCTTGAAGAAGGCTATTTAAGATGGGATTCACTTGGTGAATTTTTAGCATTTGCAGTATCGTTAGAACATCTCAGTAATACATTCAAAAATCAGAAGGCTCAGGTTCTTGCAACAACACTGGATCAGGCAAACGGCAAGTTTCTGGATAGCAACAAGTCACCTGCCCGTAAGGTGGGTGAGATAGATAACCGTGGAAGTCATTTTTATCTCACTTTATACTGGGCACAGGCACTTGCGGCACAAGATGATGATAAAGAGCTAAAGGAACATTTTTCCGGATTAGCAAAGGAACTTGCAGATAATGAGGCTAAGATTGCCGGAGAGCTGCTTGCTGCTCAGGGTAAACCCGTTGATATAGGCGGCTATTATCATCCTGATCAGGCAAAGACCTCGCAGGCAATGCGTCCAAGCGCAACATTCAACAAAGCGTTGGCGTCTATTGTTTAA
- a CDS encoding site-specific integrase, producing MEIQIMARKHGKDKGIIEIPKGSGIWWVDISIDGQRRRWKVGSKTAAKAFYQKLKVEAMEGRLFPEKYERKRVMFSELAKDRLALVTAHHSRPKGENHLIERWLIDFKDMDASKITPSMIENVLTEIKQEGKAPATVNHHLELIKAMYNKASRDGLLSVNPAAKVKKYKLNNVIVRYLTPQQEVSLFESLSNTYHPIVKTAINTGIRQGELLRLTWDDIDWNTGILTVKKSKHGQAHRMPMNSLVQEVLSEAFKNRKTDRIFPHDNSRMRKTFEKAIKAAGLAPFRFHDLRHTFASRLAMKGVNDRTLMTLGGWKSPAMLNRYAHLSPTHLWQAVESLTEITPSRRDFSNATATKTATEEIYKKGENS from the coding sequence ATGGAGATTCAAATCATGGCAAGAAAACACGGTAAGGATAAGGGTATTATAGAGATACCAAAAGGGTCTGGTATCTGGTGGGTAGACATAAGTATTGATGGTCAACGCCGCCGGTGGAAGGTAGGGTCAAAGACTGCCGCAAAGGCTTTTTATCAGAAGTTGAAGGTTGAGGCTATGGAAGGCCGCCTGTTCCCTGAAAAGTATGAGCGTAAACGTGTCATGTTCTCTGAACTTGCAAAGGATAGACTGGCCCTTGTTACCGCTCATCATAGCAGGCCGAAAGGGGAAAATCACCTTATTGAAAGATGGTTAATTGATTTTAAGGATATGGACGCATCAAAGATTACACCATCTATGATTGAGAATGTATTGACAGAAATAAAACAAGAGGGGAAAGCCCCTGCAACTGTTAACCATCACCTTGAGTTAATAAAGGCTATGTATAACAAGGCTTCCCGGGACGGCCTTTTATCCGTCAACCCTGCTGCAAAGGTAAAAAAATACAAACTTAATAATGTAATTGTCCGGTACCTTACACCCCAGCAAGAAGTATCCTTATTTGAAAGCCTATCGAATACATATCATCCTATTGTTAAGACCGCCATTAATACAGGTATACGGCAAGGGGAATTACTGCGTTTGACATGGGATGATATAGATTGGAATACTGGTATCTTGACCGTAAAGAAGAGTAAACACGGACAAGCTCATAGAATGCCCATGAATAGCTTAGTACAAGAGGTCTTATCAGAAGCATTTAAGAATAGAAAGACAGACCGGATATTTCCACATGATAACAGTCGAATGAGGAAGACCTTTGAGAAGGCTATTAAGGCCGCTGGACTTGCCCCTTTCCGCTTCCATGATTTAAGACATACCTTTGCTTCAAGACTTGCCATGAAAGGGGTAAATGACAGAACCTTAATGACACTTGGAGGGTGGAAGTCACCTGCCATGCTTAACCGATATGCTCATCTGTCACCAACTCATTTATGGCAGGCTGTGGAAAGTTTAACTGAAATTACTCCATCCAGAAGGGATTTTTCAAACGCAACTGCCACCAAAACTGCCACTGAGGAGATTTATAAGAAGGGTGAAAACTCCTAA
- a CDS encoding excisionase family DNA-binding protein — protein sequence MQTKKLLTVDEAANQLGLKSTTIRRRILEKTITTVKIGRAVRIPVEAVERIIAAGWRESVAK from the coding sequence ATGCAGACAAAAAAACTTTTAACGGTTGACGAAGCGGCTAATCAACTGGGGCTCAAGTCAACCACCATCCGCAGGCGGATACTTGAGAAGACTATTACAACCGTAAAAATCGGGCGGGCGGTTAGAATACCTGTTGAGGCAGTGGAAAGAATAATTGCAGCCGGTTGGCGGGAGTCGGTGGCTAAATGA
- a CDS encoding DUF2294 domain-containing protein translates to MYKGGDLIKQRRTRVKSKGQMEAEISNAITKFELEYMGRGPKETKTYIVDDIILVRLKGVLTDAEKHLTKTQEGRDLIKKVRATMLESAKDLLARVIGDITGVDVISLHTDISTHTGERVIMFTLSERVEKIGNK, encoded by the coding sequence ATGTATAAAGGAGGTGATTTGATAAAGCAGAGGAGGACGAGAGTGAAAAGTAAAGGACAGATGGAAGCAGAGATAAGCAATGCCATCACAAAGTTTGAGCTTGAATATATGGGCCGTGGACCAAAAGAGACAAAGACATATATTGTTGATGACATTATTCTTGTAAGGTTGAAAGGCGTGCTTACTGATGCAGAAAAGCACCTGACCAAGACACAGGAAGGAAGAGACCTCATAAAAAAGGTCAGGGCCACTATGCTTGAGAGTGCAAAGGATTTACTGGCAAGGGTTATTGGAGATATTACAGGCGTAGATGTTATAAGCCTGCATACTGATATAAGTACACATACGGGGGAGAGGGTTATAATGTTTACCCTGTCGGAACGGGTGGAGAAGATAGGGAATAAGTAA